One Thermoanaerobacter pseudethanolicus ATCC 33223 DNA window includes the following coding sequences:
- a CDS encoding MBL fold metallo-hydrolase, protein MKVTVLGCHGPFPGPYGATSGYLVEDENTHILLDCGSGVISRYQRYYDLNKLKYIILSHLHSDHVADMMVLRYALDIMKSRGMITEPVNVYCPQTPENVFEDFKFKDVFNLHIINEEATLNLEGIEISFKKMTHPVETYAVKIKKGEKIFVYSGDTTYNEDLISFANKADLFLCDGNFLTGMQGPHLTAAEAAEIAKKAECKRLVLTHLSPLISIKDYYDEAIKVFGNTEIARDFEVYVI, encoded by the coding sequence ATGAAAGTCACAGTGTTAGGGTGTCATGGACCTTTCCCTGGGCCTTATGGGGCTACTTCCGGATATTTAGTAGAAGATGAAAATACTCATATTTTACTGGACTGTGGCAGTGGAGTAATAAGCAGATACCAAAGGTATTACGACTTAAATAAATTAAAATACATAATTTTGTCTCATTTGCACTCTGACCATGTAGCAGACATGATGGTTTTAAGATATGCTCTTGATATTATGAAGTCAAGAGGCATGATAACTGAACCTGTGAATGTATATTGTCCACAAACACCAGAAAATGTTTTTGAAGATTTTAAGTTTAAAGATGTTTTTAATTTACACATTATAAATGAAGAGGCTACTTTAAATTTAGAGGGAATAGAGATTTCTTTTAAAAAGATGACGCATCCTGTAGAGACTTATGCTGTGAAGATTAAAAAGGGAGAAAAAATCTTTGTATATAGTGGTGATACCACCTATAATGAAGATTTAATATCTTTTGCAAATAAAGCTGATTTATTCCTATGTGATGGAAATTTCTTGACAGGAATGCAAGGACCACACTTAACTGCTGCGGAAGCTGCTGAAATTGCTAAGAAAGCCGAGTGCAAAAGACTAGTTTTGACTCATTTGTCACCGCTTATTTCTATCAAGGATTATTATGATGAAGCAATTAAAGTCTTTGGAAATACAGAAATTGCAAGAGATTTTGAAGTTTATGTGATATAA
- a CDS encoding HAD family hydrolase, translated as MIDTFLFDLDGTLLPVDTDKMLDEYFLSLTKKLSPLFDPHFLFKSLYSASMDMINNLEPNKTNEEVFFDSFLKKVNYPKEELDVLFEDFYLNDYKELGKNIKPNEYVKKSLEILKEKGYTLVLATNPVFPRIAILERLRWAGLNESYFDFITTYENMHFCKPHIQYYEEILKVINKKPENCYMVGNDVEEDLIAFKLGMKTFLIEDYMINRNSKDIVATQKGSYKDLYEFVCSFKEGGKNL; from the coding sequence ATGATTGATACATTTTTATTTGACTTGGACGGGACATTGCTTCCTGTCGATACGGATAAGATGTTAGATGAATACTTTTTAAGTCTTACAAAAAAGCTTTCTCCTCTATTTGACCCCCATTTTTTATTTAAAAGTCTTTATAGTGCCAGTATGGACATGATAAATAATTTGGAACCCAACAAAACCAATGAAGAGGTGTTTTTTGATTCTTTTTTAAAAAAAGTCAACTATCCAAAAGAGGAATTGGATGTACTTTTTGAAGACTTTTATTTAAATGATTACAAAGAGTTAGGAAAAAATATTAAGCCCAATGAATACGTCAAGAAATCCTTAGAAATTTTGAAAGAAAAAGGCTATACACTTGTTTTAGCAACCAATCCTGTATTTCCAAGAATTGCAATTTTAGAGAGGCTTAGATGGGCAGGCCTTAATGAAAGCTATTTTGATTTTATAACTACTTATGAAAATATGCATTTTTGTAAGCCCCATATACAATACTATGAAGAGATATTAAAAGTTATAAATAAAAAGCCGGAAAATTGTTATATGGTGGGAAATGATGTGGAAGAGGACTTGATAGCTTTTAAGTTGGGTATGAAGACTTTTTTGATTGAGGACTATATGATAAATAGAAATTCAAAAGATATAGTAGCGACACAAAAGGGTAGTTACAAAGATTTATATGAATTTGTCTGTAGCTTTAAGGAGGGAGGCAAAAATTTATGA
- a CDS encoding ECF transporter S component, producing the protein MEQNNVKKVVYGAFMMALVTIGTMVIQIPTPATKGYINVGDSFIFLSSALFGPTMGFVTGGIGSALADLLSGYAYWSPWTFIIKGIEGLIVGLMYKKYTKEYLKVVSLIIGALWMVLGYYIAGGIMYGFKTSLVDVPSNLVQGFASIIIGYILIRLISRLELFNKV; encoded by the coding sequence ATGGAACAAAACAATGTTAAAAAAGTAGTATATGGGGCTTTTATGATGGCATTGGTTACTATTGGTACTATGGTAATTCAGATACCCACTCCGGCTACAAAAGGCTATATAAACGTAGGCGATTCTTTTATATTCTTAAGTTCTGCTTTATTTGGTCCTACAATGGGATTTGTAACTGGAGGCATTGGTTCTGCTCTTGCGGACTTATTATCAGGTTATGCATATTGGTCGCCATGGACCTTTATAATTAAAGGGATAGAAGGGTTGATTGTTGGACTTATGTATAAAAAATATACTAAGGAATATTTAAAAGTTGTATCTCTTATAATAGGAGCTTTATGGATGGTGTTAGGATACTATATAGCAGGAGGAATCATGTACGGTTTTAAAACTTCATTAGTTGATGTGCCAAGTAATTTAGTGCAAGGTTTTGCAAGTATAATAATAGGGTATATTTTGATACGTTTGATATCTCGATTGGAACTATTTAACAAAGTGTAG
- a CDS encoding aspartyl-phosphate phosphatase Spo0E family protein — MKSNEALERQISVLRKELDNLVTKEEIDYEKVLDISRKLDDLIVSYIINKKDRYSTVGNYI, encoded by the coding sequence ATGAAAAGTAATGAAGCATTAGAAAGACAGATAAGTGTTTTGAGGAAAGAACTGGATAACCTCGTTACTAAGGAAGAGATTGACTATGAAAAAGTGCTTGATATAAGTCGTAAACTGGATGATTTGATTGTTTCATATATAATCAACAAAAAAGATAGGTATTCCACAGTTGGAAACTATATCTAA
- a CDS encoding alanine--tRNA ligase-related protein, which produces MIDKRKTHDKWELVLDKTYFYPESGRQPSDTGIIDGFKVYKVYEENDVIYHVVDKCVKIT; this is translated from the coding sequence ATCATAGATAAAAGGAAAACCCACGATAAATGGGAGTTAGTGTTAGATAAAACTTATTTCTATCCTGAAAGTGGTAGACAACCGAGTGATACAGGGATAATTGATGGCTTTAAAGTTTACAAAGTATATGAGGAAAATGATGTAATATACCATGTAGTAGATAAATGTGTCAAAATTACTTGA
- the ilvE gene encoding branched-chain-amino-acid transaminase, translating to MGLVYVNGEFVDSEKASVSVFDHGYLYGDGIFEGIRAYDGVIFKLDEHLKRLYSMAKALLLDIPMTMEEMKEKVVETVRVNNLRDAYIRLVVSRGKGDLGLDPYKCPKPTVVIIADKITLYPESMYQNGLKIITSTYRRNSIQALDPQIKSLNYLNNILAKIEAVKAGYPEALILNQEGYVAECTGDNIFIVSNGTLYSPPSAVGALGGITRATVIDIAKQLGIPFEERYFSLFNVYTADECFLTGTAAEAIPVVEVDHRVIGDGKPGPITKKIIEEFRKLTTALGTKVYE from the coding sequence ATGGGGTTAGTATATGTGAATGGAGAATTTGTAGACAGTGAGAAAGCTTCAGTCTCGGTTTTTGACCATGGCTATCTTTATGGGGACGGTATTTTTGAGGGCATAAGGGCTTATGATGGAGTTATATTCAAACTTGATGAGCACTTAAAAAGACTTTATAGTATGGCAAAAGCCCTTCTTCTCGACATTCCTATGACGATGGAAGAGATGAAAGAAAAAGTTGTGGAAACGGTAAGAGTTAATAATTTAAGGGATGCCTATATAAGGCTTGTAGTGTCAAGAGGAAAAGGTGATTTAGGCCTTGACCCATATAAATGTCCTAAACCCACAGTCGTAATAATAGCTGATAAGATTACTTTATATCCTGAATCTATGTATCAAAACGGTTTAAAAATTATTACCTCTACTTATAGAAGAAATTCTATTCAGGCTTTAGATCCCCAGATAAAGTCATTAAATTATTTAAATAATATTCTTGCAAAAATTGAAGCAGTAAAAGCTGGGTATCCTGAAGCTCTTATACTAAACCAAGAAGGATATGTGGCTGAATGTACTGGTGACAATATTTTTATAGTTTCAAATGGCACCTTGTATTCTCCTCCTTCGGCAGTAGGAGCATTAGGAGGAATTACAAGGGCTACTGTAATTGATATAGCAAAGCAATTAGGAATCCCTTTTGAAGAAAGGTATTTTTCCTTGTTTAACGTGTATACTGCAGATGAATGTTTCTTGACAGGTACAGCTGCTGAAGCAATACCAGTGGTAGAAGTAGATCATAGGGTAATAGGAGATGGAAAACCTGGTCCCATAACGAAAAAGATAATAGAAGAGTTTAGAAAACTTACTACTGCTTTAGGAACAAAGGTTTATGAATAA
- a CDS encoding DUF362 domain-containing protein: MAHYITDECISCGACTAECPVDAIHEGDGKYEIDPDTCIDCGACEAVCPTGAIKAE, encoded by the coding sequence ATGGCACATTACATTACTGATGAATGTATAAGCTGTGGAGCTTGTACTGCAGAATGCCCGGTAGATGCTATTCACGAAGGTGATGGAAAATACGAGATTGACCCTGATACTTGCATTGACTGTGGTGCTTGTGAAGCTGTGTGCCCAACAGGTGCTATAAAAGCTGAATGA
- a CDS encoding DUF6431 domain-containing protein — protein MQIIFHVDNIEEYLHKGKDYNFPDPPDRCPYPDCKCRVKLKKHGFYYRYYLDGPNCIKIAIRRYICPVCKRTLSYLPDFCLPHFQYSFNMIVKSLKETLTREKTLSSFISDLKRNFPTILFSRQHIYFYTKRIMNNLSFIIYGLRQIDPYIKLSETDSQRERAREILDIISIVPLFSQRFYAHCQKSFLASLT, from the coding sequence ATGCAAATAATTTTCCATGTTGATAACATTGAAGAATATTTACATAAAGGTAAAGATTACAATTTTCCTGACCCACCAGATAGATGTCCTTATCCCGATTGCAAGTGTAGAGTAAAACTAAAAAAGCACGGGTTTTATTACCGTTACTATTTAGATGGACCTAACTGTATAAAAATAGCCATAAGAAGATATATATGTCCTGTGTGTAAAAGAACTCTTTCCTACCTTCCTGATTTCTGTCTTCCCCATTTTCAGTATTCTTTCAATATGATTGTAAAGTCTTTAAAAGAGACACTTACAAGAGAAAAAACTCTCAGTTCTTTCATAAGTGACTTAAAAAGAAACTTTCCCACCATACTATTTTCAAGACAGCATATATATTTTTACACCAAAAGGATAATGAATAATTTAAGTTTTATCATATACGGATTAAGGCAAATAGACCCTTACATAAAGTTATCTGAGACTGACTCACAAAGAGAGAGGGCCAGAGAGATTTTGGACATAATAAGCATTGTACCACTCTTCTCCCAACGGTTTTATGCTCATTGCCAAAAATCATTTCTGGCCTCTCTCACATAA
- a CDS encoding IS481 family transposase, translating to MLDEKAREAIALKRFSLISPVLNGQVKNQKEYFDALSDKPIEIPYLGMRRYTPKTLRGWLYQYLRGGIEALKPGYRSDRGKYRKINFELSEKIKQKKLEHPEMPNKLLYETLIGEGIISPDKVSLSTFYRFLKNIPVKSLDKEKEGKTKRFSHEFINELWQTDVMYGPYIKEGKTKRQTYLIAYIDDASRLCTYARFYYTQNFLALRDSFKEAVLRRGIPKMLYTDNGKIYRSTQFEYICASLGTSLIHAEPFSPHSKGKIERFFHTVRMRFLSTIDPTSIKSIDELNMMFFKWLEEDYNRKEHSSIGMSPLDFFMSQISRVNMCGDIDMLNECFLIRVNRKVNKDATLKVENILYETEEKFKGMRLEVRYDPQWLKDNTPLLLFHEGKKVGEAYKVNFHDNAKIPVEYIEDRKVVSENEDTVDFAAKPNSPVISFNDIID from the coding sequence ATGCTTGATGAAAAAGCGAGAGAAGCTATAGCATTAAAGAGATTTTCACTGATAAGTCCGGTGCTAAACGGACAGGTAAAAAATCAGAAAGAATATTTTGATGCTCTTTCCGATAAACCTATTGAGATACCTTATCTTGGAATGAGAAGATATACTCCCAAGACACTTAGAGGGTGGCTATATCAGTATTTAAGAGGCGGTATAGAAGCGTTAAAGCCGGGTTATCGAAGCGACAGAGGCAAATACAGAAAGATAAACTTTGAACTTTCAGAGAAAATAAAGCAAAAAAAGCTTGAACATCCTGAAATGCCAAACAAACTTCTTTATGAGACATTGATAGGAGAAGGAATAATCTCACCGGATAAAGTATCCCTTTCGACATTCTATAGGTTTTTGAAAAACATTCCTGTAAAATCTTTAGATAAAGAAAAAGAGGGTAAAACAAAGAGATTTTCCCATGAATTCATCAATGAACTGTGGCAGACTGATGTCATGTATGGGCCATATATTAAAGAAGGTAAAACAAAAAGGCAAACGTACCTTATTGCATATATAGATGATGCTTCCAGGCTGTGTACCTATGCTCGCTTTTACTATACCCAGAATTTTTTAGCTTTAAGAGACTCATTTAAAGAAGCAGTGCTAAGAAGGGGAATACCCAAAATGCTCTACACTGACAATGGAAAGATATATAGAAGCACTCAATTTGAATATATATGTGCATCATTAGGTACATCTCTTATTCATGCTGAGCCCTTTTCACCTCATTCAAAAGGGAAAATAGAAAGATTCTTTCATACGGTGAGAATGAGATTTTTAAGCACAATAGATCCTACATCCATAAAGAGTATAGATGAGCTCAATATGATGTTTTTTAAATGGCTGGAGGAGGATTACAACCGAAAAGAACATAGCAGTATTGGCATGAGTCCTTTAGATTTTTTCATGTCTCAAATATCAAGGGTAAATATGTGTGGTGACATAGATATGTTGAATGAATGTTTTCTCATAAGAGTAAATCGTAAAGTAAACAAAGATGCCACACTTAAAGTGGAAAATATACTTTACGAAACAGAAGAAAAGTTTAAAGGTATGCGCTTAGAAGTCAGATATGACCCGCAGTGGCTTAAGGATAATACACCCCTTTTACTTTTTCATGAAGGCAAAAAAGTAGGGGAAGCGTATAAGGTAAATTTTCATGATAATGCTAAAATTCCTGTAGAATATATCGAAGACAGAAAGGTTGTAAGCGAAAATGAAGATACTGTGGATTTTGCGGCAAAACCTAATTCCCCAGTAATATCCTTTAATGATATCATTGATTAA
- a CDS encoding ExeA family protein, whose amino-acid sequence MFTQYFGMKFNPFSKEISVNDLYISEDIAELNARLKYLQETRGIGLVVGEAGSGKSTALRKYAESLNRSTFKPCYFALSTLTVREFYQALAMILGETPSYKKVTLFHQIQRAITELYYSQKITPVIILDEIQLVSNDVLEDLRIIFNFNMDSQNPYILILSGQPHIRNKLALNVNSALRQRISIKYVMQGLKKEEIQDYIKTRMKIAGVMDDIFTPSAYEAIYSLTKGLPRIINNLVTASLLYAYSKRLREIDEEVIYQAQNEISL is encoded by the coding sequence ATGTTTACCCAATATTTTGGAATGAAATTTAATCCATTTTCTAAAGAGATAAGTGTAAACGACCTTTACATAAGTGAAGACATTGCTGAATTAAATGCCAGGCTAAAATATTTACAAGAAACAAGGGGTATAGGACTTGTCGTTGGGGAGGCGGGTTCAGGCAAATCTACCGCATTAAGAAAATATGCTGAAAGCCTCAATCGTTCTACATTTAAACCATGTTACTTTGCCCTTTCTACACTCACAGTGAGAGAATTCTATCAAGCATTGGCTATGATTTTAGGCGAAACCCCCTCATACAAAAAAGTAACGCTCTTTCACCAGATACAAAGAGCGATAACAGAACTTTATTACAGCCAGAAGATAACTCCTGTCATAATATTAGATGAAATACAACTGGTTTCTAATGATGTTCTTGAAGATTTGAGAATAATATTTAACTTTAATATGGATTCTCAAAACCCGTATATATTGATACTTTCAGGACAACCACACATAAGAAACAAACTAGCCTTGAATGTAAACAGTGCACTAAGGCAAAGAATTTCTATAAAGTATGTAATGCAAGGGCTAAAAAAAGAAGAAATTCAAGATTATATAAAAACAAGAATGAAAATAGCTGGAGTGATGGATGATATATTTACACCATCGGCATATGAAGCAATATATTCTCTAACAAAAGGGCTGCCAAGGATAATAAATAACCTGGTAACGGCTTCTCTTCTCTATGCGTATTCTAAAAGGCTAAGAGAAATAGATGAAGAAGTAATATACCAGGCACAAAATGAAATCAGTTTATGA